Proteins encoded together in one Musa acuminata AAA Group cultivar baxijiao chromosome BXJ3-6, Cavendish_Baxijiao_AAA, whole genome shotgun sequence window:
- the LOC103988949 gene encoding zinc-finger homeodomain protein 8-like: MDLSVVPYKGGSEEAAEAAGGGGGGGRYRECLRNHAAAMGGQSYDGCGEFMPGGEDGSLEALKCAACGCHRNFHRREGISVAGPRPPPPLLLYGPGAPAAAWDHSKLVQSPPPQFPAFLPSPLPLTYHAMQPPPLAAAPPPPCREAAQDRSCRVGSETPPRREEAAAEAAGSRKRFRTKFTAEQKEKMQAFAEKLGWRVQKQDDVALDEFCLQIGVKRHVLKVWMHNNKNHLSSASSSSASHSVAAAAAAAAAEPSTRDAASAAPIRV; encoded by the coding sequence ATGGATTTAAGCGTGGTACCTTATAAGGGGGGGAGCGAAGAGGCGGCGGAGGCTGcgggaggcggcggtggagggGGCAGGTACCGGGAATGCCTCCGCAACCACGCGGCAGCGATGGGAGGGCAGTCCTACGACGGGTGCGGTGAGTTCATGCCGGGCGGTGAGGACGGGAGTTTGGAGGCCCTTAAGTGCGCCGCTTGCGGATGCCACCGCAACTTTCACCGGCGGGAGGGGATTTCCGTCGCCGGGCCTCGGCCGCCGCCACCCCTCCTCCTCTACGGCCCCGGCGCCCCCGCCGCCGCGTGGGATCACAGCAAGCTAGTGCAGTCGCCTCCACCGCAGTTCCCCGCCTTCCTGCCATCCCCGCTACCGCTAACGTACCACGCGATGCAGCCGCCGCCTCTCGCCGCGGCCCCGCCTCCGCCGTGCCGGGAGGCCGCGCAGGACCGTAGCTGCCGGGTGGGGTCGGAGACGCCGCCGCGGCGCGAGGAGGCAGCGGCCGAGGCGGCGGGGTCGCGGAAGCGGTTCCGCACCAAGTTCACGGCGGAGCAGAAGGAGAAGATGCAGGCCTTCGCGGAGAAGCTGGGGTGGCGCGTCCAGAAGCAGGACGACGTCGCGCTGGACGAGTTCTGCCTTCAGATCGGCGTCAAGCGCCACGTCCTCAAGGTCTGGATGCACAACAACAAGAACCacctctcctccgcctcctcctcctctgcctcccactccgttgccgccgccgccgctgccgctgccgcagaGCCTTCCACCCGCGATGCCGCCTCCGCCGCGCCCATCCGGGTCTAG
- the LOC135641553 gene encoding potassium channel AKT2-like, with product MESGHERKRRHDEERSESFNLRNLSKLVLPPLGVSTYNQNPNDSRGKVILPMDSRYRCWETFMVVLVAYSAWVYPFEIAFMGAAPKGGLFIADNVIDAFFAVDIVLTFFVAYIDSRTQVLVRDPRKIAVRYLSTWFIMDLASTLPFEGLGYLITGRVKSGVSYSLLGMLRLWRLRKVKQFFTRLEKDIRFSYFWIRCARLLCVTVFLVHCAGCLYYLLADRYPHQGKTWIGAVMPNFREASLWMRYIASIYWSITTMTTVGYGDLHAVNTREMIFNIFYMLCNLGLTAYLIGNMTNLVVEGTRRTMEFRNSIEVASNFVCRNHLPARLREQILAYMCLRFRAETLNQQHLMDQLPKSICKSICQHLFLPTVKEVYLFKGVSRETLLLLVTTMKAEYIPPREDVIMQNEAPEDVYIVVSGEVEIVYSDTETEQVVGALSAGDMFGEISALSDRPQSFTFRTRTLSQLLRLKQSTLKEVLQTKQEDGIAIIKNFLKHQIEFKDISIEDLIGENGECDEVSIPCNLLTVAATGNSCFLEKLLKAGMDPDIADSRGRTPLHIAASKGYEDCVLVLLNHAGNFNIQDMDGNTPLWDAIAAKHHKIFNLLHQCACISNPNTSGDLLCLAAKRNDLSTMKELSKHGLNIDSENHEGLTALQIALAENYEDMVAFLVLNGASIEKANLNGRGARKIRNGVLKEMDQQTDAGCVNTLPESNGQFTQTLMLEKQENSFKLETNGYPPRISVYKGHPLLRNNCSGSGKLMCLPSTMEELKTIIGNKFEIDARNRILTNEDGAEVESIDVLRDNDKLFVVEDEELVKLHSKCQ from the exons ATGGAGAGCGGCCATGAGAGGAAGAGGCGGCACGACGAGGAGCGCTCCGAGTCTTTCAACCTCCGCAACCTCTCCAAGCTCGTGCTTCCGCCCCTGGGCGTCTCGACCTACAACCAGAACCCGAACGACTCCCGCGGCAAGGTCATCCTGCCCATGGACTCCAGATACAG GTGCTGGGAGACGTTCATGGTGGTCCTGGTTGCGTACTCCGCGTGGGTGTACCCGTTCGAGATCGCTTTCATGGGCGCCGCCCCCAAGGGCGGGCTGTTCATCGCCGACAACGTCATCGACGCCTTCTTCGCAGTCGACATCGTCCTCACCTTCTTCGTCGCGTACATTGACTCCAGAACGCAGGTCCTCGTTCGCGATCCACGGAAGATCGCCGTCAG GTACTTGTCAACGTGGTTCATCATGGACCTGGCATCAACGCTTCCCTTCGAGGGTTTGGGCTACTTGATCACAGGTAGAGTCAAGTCCGGTGTCTCTTACAGCTTGCTGGGCATGCTAAGACTGTGGCGTCTCAGGAAGGTCAAGCAATTCTTTACAAG ACTCGAAAAAGATATCAGATTCAGCTATTTCTGGATTCGATGCGCCAGACTCCTATGT GTTACCGTTTTCCTAGTGCACTGCGCTGGATGTCTCTACTATTTGCTAGCTGACCGGTACCCACATCAGGGGAAGACATGGATCGGTGCTGTGATGCCAAACTTCAGGGAAGCTAGCCTGTGGATGCGTTACATTGCTTCCATCTACTGGTCCATAACCACAATGACCACCGTTGGTTATGGTGACCTTCATGCTGTGAACACAAGAGAAATGATCTTTAATATATTCTACATGCTTTGTAACCTAGGTCTCACTGCATACTTGATCGGGAATATGACCAACTTGGTTGTCGAAGGAACACGACGCACGATGGAATTC AGGAACAGCATAGAGGTTGCATCTAACTTCGTCTGCAGAAACCACCTGCCGGCACGTCTGAGAGAGCAGATATTGGCTTATATGTGTCTCAGATTTAGAGCAGAGACCTTGAACCAACAACATCTGATGGATCAATTGCCAAAATCGATATGCAAAAGCATCTGCCAGCACCTCTTTCTACCTACTGTCAAGGAGGTTTATCTCTTTAAAGGTGTCTCCAGGGAAACACTCCTACTCCTG GTAACGACGATGAAAGCCGAGTACATCCCACCCAGAGAGGATGTCATCATGCAAAATGAGGCCCCGGAAGATGTATATATTGTCGTATCAGGCGAAGTAGAAATTGTGTATTCTGATACTGAGACAGAACAGGTCGTAGGGGCGCTCAGCGCAGGAGACATGTTTGGAGAGATCAGTGCGCTCAGCGACAGGCCTCAAAGCTTTACATTCCGCACCAGAACCTTGTCTCAGCTGTTGAGGTTAAAGCAGAGCACCCTGAAAGAAGTGCTGCAAACCAAACAAGAGGATGGTATAGCTATCATCAAGAACTTTCTTAAG CATCAAATAGAATTCAAGGACATCAGCATAGAGGATCTGATAGGGGAGAATGGAGAATGTGATGAAGTTAGTATACCATGCAATCTACTGACGGTAGCTGCTACAGGAAATAGTTGTTTCCTTGAGAAGCTCCTCAAAGCAGGAATGGATCCTGACATCGCTGACTCCAGAGGAAGAACTCCATTG CATATAGCAGCATCAAAAGGATACGAGGATTGTGTTCTGGTTCTACTCAACCATGCCGGCAACTTCAATATACAAG ACATGGATGGAAATACTCCATTATGGGATGCCATCGCCGCAAAACACCATAAAATTTTCAATCTCTTACACCAATGTGCATGCATTTCCAATCCCAACACCAGCGGTGATCTTCTATGCCTTGCAGCCAAAAGAAATGATCTTTCGACCATGAAGGAGTTATCGAAACATGGTTTGAACATAGACTCCGAAAACCATGAAGGATTAACAGCACTGCAAATAGCTCTTGCTGAAAATTATGAAGATATGGTTGCTTTCCTGGTCTTGAATGGGGCCAGCATAGAGAAAGCAAATCTTAATGGGAGAGGAGCAAGGAAAATAAGAAACGGAGTCTTAAAAGAAATGGACCAGCAAACAGATGCTGGATGCGTAAATACTTTACCTGAATCAAATGGACAGTTCACACAAACTCTGATGCTGGAGAAGCAGGAAAATTCCTTCAAGTTGGAAACAAATGGATATCCTCCAAGGATTAGCGTGTACAAGGGTCATCCACTACTCAGAAACAACTGCTCCGGAAGTGGAAAGTTAATGTGTTTGCCAAGCACCATGGAAGAGCTCAAAACAATTATTG GCAACAAGTTTGAAATCGATGCAAGAAACAGAATATTGACCAACGAAGATGGTGCAGAGGTAGAATCCATTGATGTTTTGAGAGACAACGATAAACTTTTTGTTGTCGAGGATGAAGAACTTGTTAAGCTTCATAGCAAATGCCAATAG